A region from the Kribbella shirazensis genome encodes:
- the dapE gene encoding succinyl-diaminopimelate desuccinylase yields the protein MAKLNLSASASDLTEALVNISSVSGTEEKLADKVEKALSAYPHLKVFRHGNTVVARTDLGRDERVVLAGHLDTVPLNGNLPARRADGLIHGLGACDMKGGVAVALRLAATLDEPNRDVTYIFYDCEEIEAERNGLFKLTRSNPELLEGVFAVVLEPSNAVVEAGCQGTMRIEVTTRGERAHSARSWMGSNAIHAAGDVLARLAAYEPRRVPIDGLEYREGLNAVAVTGGVAGNVVPDLCTVTINYRFAPNRSEAEAEAHLREVFEGYDVTVTDSAPGGLPGLGRPAAAAFLQVVGGEPQPKFGWTDVARFTLLGVPAVNYGPGDPLYAHKQDEFVPEVEIELCEQRLRTWLTDRA from the coding sequence ATGGCGAAGCTGAACCTGTCCGCGTCCGCGTCCGACCTGACCGAGGCGCTGGTGAACATCTCCTCGGTCAGCGGTACGGAGGAGAAGCTCGCGGACAAGGTCGAGAAGGCGCTCTCGGCGTACCCGCACCTGAAGGTCTTCCGGCACGGGAACACCGTCGTCGCGCGCACCGACCTCGGCCGCGACGAGCGGGTCGTCCTCGCCGGGCATCTCGACACGGTCCCGCTGAACGGCAACCTCCCTGCCCGCCGCGCCGACGGCCTGATCCACGGCCTCGGCGCGTGCGACATGAAGGGCGGCGTGGCAGTCGCGCTCCGCCTGGCCGCCACCCTCGACGAGCCGAACCGCGACGTCACGTACATCTTCTACGACTGCGAGGAGATCGAGGCCGAGCGGAACGGTCTGTTCAAACTGACCCGCTCCAACCCCGAGTTGCTCGAAGGCGTGTTCGCGGTCGTACTGGAGCCGTCGAACGCGGTCGTCGAGGCCGGCTGCCAGGGCACGATGCGGATCGAGGTCACCACCCGCGGCGAACGCGCGCATTCGGCCCGCTCCTGGATGGGCAGCAACGCGATCCACGCCGCGGGCGACGTGCTCGCGCGCCTGGCGGCGTACGAGCCACGGCGGGTGCCGATCGACGGCCTCGAGTACCGCGAAGGGCTCAACGCGGTCGCCGTCACGGGCGGTGTGGCCGGCAACGTCGTACCGGATCTGTGCACCGTCACGATCAACTACCGCTTCGCGCCGAACCGGTCCGAGGCGGAGGCCGAGGCCCATCTGCGGGAGGTCTTCGAGGGGTACGACGTGACCGTCACGGACTCCGCCCCGGGCGGGCTGCCCGGACTGGGCCGGCCGGCCGCGGCGGCGTTCTTGCAGGTGGTGGGGGGAGAGCCGCAGCCGAAGTTCGGGTGGACGGACGTGGCGCGGTTCACGCTGCTCGGCGTACCGGCGGTGAACTACGGGCCGGGGGACCCGCTGTACGCGCACAAGCAGGACGAGTTCGTGCCCGAAGTGGAGATCGAGCTGTGTGAACAGCGGCTGAGGACTTGGTTGACAGACCGCGCCTAG
- a CDS encoding TIGR00730 family Rossman fold protein, which yields MSEPSIHPDRPVGQQQRGPIVMRRKQVQQSTSEQRLLDSRGPSDWVHTDPWRVLRIQSEFIEGFGMLAELGAAISVFGSARTKQDDPMYVAAEEFGRKLVEAGYAVITGGGPGVMEAANKGASEAGGVSVGLGIELPFENGLNEWVDIGMNFRYFFTRKTMFVKYAQGFVVMPGGFGTLDELFEALTLAQTRKVTSFPVVLFGTSYWGGLVDWLRTTMLEDGKISAADLDMFIVTDDVDEAISYIMKAGELADAAAEEAAEEAARDVGEASTPASRARRLGSDGS from the coding sequence ATGTCAGAACCATCGATCCACCCCGACCGTCCGGTCGGCCAGCAGCAGCGCGGGCCGATCGTGATGCGGCGCAAGCAGGTGCAGCAGTCCACGTCCGAGCAGCGGCTGCTGGACAGCCGCGGGCCGTCGGACTGGGTGCACACCGATCCCTGGCGGGTGCTGCGGATCCAGTCGGAGTTCATCGAGGGATTCGGCATGCTGGCCGAACTCGGGGCGGCGATCAGCGTCTTCGGGTCGGCGCGGACCAAGCAGGACGACCCGATGTACGTCGCCGCCGAGGAGTTCGGGCGGAAGCTGGTCGAGGCCGGGTACGCCGTCATCACCGGCGGCGGGCCGGGGGTGATGGAGGCCGCGAACAAGGGCGCGTCCGAGGCCGGCGGCGTGTCGGTCGGGCTCGGCATCGAGCTGCCCTTCGAGAACGGCCTCAACGAGTGGGTCGACATCGGGATGAACTTCCGGTACTTCTTCACCCGGAAGACGATGTTCGTGAAGTACGCCCAGGGGTTCGTGGTGATGCCGGGCGGGTTCGGCACGCTGGACGAGCTGTTCGAGGCGCTCACACTGGCGCAGACGCGGAAGGTCACGTCGTTCCCGGTCGTGCTGTTCGGTACGTCGTACTGGGGCGGCCTGGTCGACTGGCTGCGGACGACGATGCTCGAGGACGGCAAGATCTCGGCCGCCGACCTGGACATGTTCATCGTCACCGACGACGTCGACGAGGCGATCAGCTACATCATGAAGGCCGGTGAACTGGCCGACGCCGCGGCCGAGGAAGCCGCCGAGGAAGCCGCCCGCGACGTCGGCGAAGCGAGCACCCCGGCATCCCGCGCCCGCCGCCTCGGCTCGGACGGAAGCTGA
- a CDS encoding DivIVA domain-containing protein — MWFFGLIVVLLIGAVAVVASGRWGAMSTAYDDRPDMTVPARQALTATDIESARFAVGVRGYRMDEVDSLLERVAKEVAERDRRIADLERAVAPIVDSPEGHGFTSAPYDPAEFEDTGTQPPILVGGEFPEPEPADQSNDPTPEPPATDTPQPSEDPASQAGANAPQPGADTPADPDAGTQSGAGTQSGAGTQSGAGTQSGAGTQSGAGTQSGAGTQPDADTQSGAGTQSGVGTQSGAGTQSGAGTQSGAGTTQPGAVTDAQSGAGMGAQHGADAPQPGVEATQPGAGAGAESGEGSGARPGAGSAGQPGAGSVGQSGAGPVAHSGAVAGPGAWGAEDEPATSELPSASRAAADEYERLQAEARAVLEAQSQPVTPRRTPAPYQPAPTQQPQQEPQQAPTREQPPQASDQPSGASAPLTPAQQYDALVNSQRPPEQPAPQQPEQAAVDVQQAATHWTAQPAPASHTEGADTHPTTAPAPQQQPGEPQQSEQAQQQTQPSQQSQQAQQESQQSQQSQQGGQTERSGDPAANGATNGSANGSAGDEEGWRFWPPADQQGEGTYQRPS, encoded by the coding sequence ATGTGGTTCTTCGGGCTGATCGTGGTGCTGTTGATCGGGGCTGTCGCGGTAGTGGCCTCGGGGCGTTGGGGTGCCATGAGTACGGCGTACGACGACCGGCCCGACATGACCGTGCCGGCGCGGCAGGCGCTCACCGCGACCGATATCGAGTCGGCGCGGTTCGCGGTCGGGGTGCGCGGCTACCGGATGGACGAGGTCGACTCGCTGCTCGAACGTGTCGCGAAGGAGGTCGCCGAACGCGACCGCCGGATCGCGGACCTGGAGCGTGCGGTCGCCCCGATCGTCGACTCGCCCGAGGGCCACGGCTTCACGTCGGCGCCGTACGACCCCGCCGAGTTCGAGGACACCGGCACCCAGCCGCCGATCCTGGTCGGCGGAGAGTTCCCCGAGCCTGAGCCCGCGGACCAGTCGAACGACCCCACACCCGAACCACCCGCCACCGACACACCCCAGCCCAGCGAGGACCCGGCCAGTCAGGCCGGAGCGAACGCGCCCCAGCCCGGCGCCGACACGCCCGCTGACCCCGACGCAGGCACCCAGTCCGGCGCAGGCACTCAGTCCGGCGCAGGCACTCAGTCCGGCGCAGGCACTCAGTCCGGCGCAGGCACTCAGTCCGGCGCAGGCACTCAGTCCGGCGCAGGCACCCAGCCCGACGCGGACACCCAGTCCGGTGCAGGCACCCAGTCGGGCGTAGGCACTCAGTCGGGCGCGGGCACTCAGTCGGGCGCGGGCACTCAGTCCGGCGCGGGGACAACTCAGCCGGGTGCGGTGACGGACGCTCAGTCCGGTGCGGGCATGGGCGCTCAGCATGGTGCGGACGCGCCGCAGCCTGGTGTTGAGGCGACTCAGCCGGGTGCGGGCGCCGGCGCTGAGTCTGGCGAGGGCTCGGGTGCTCGGCCCGGTGCGGGATCCGCGGGTCAGCCTGGCGCGGGATCGGTTGGTCAGTCCGGCGCAGGTCCGGTCGCTCACTCCGGCGCGGTTGCCGGGCCCGGCGCGTGGGGTGCTGAGGACGAGCCGGCGACGTCGGAGTTGCCGTCCGCGAGTCGTGCGGCCGCCGACGAGTACGAGCGTCTGCAGGCCGAGGCCCGCGCCGTACTCGAGGCCCAGTCCCAACCCGTCACTCCTCGCCGCACCCCGGCCCCGTACCAGCCGGCCCCCACCCAGCAGCCCCAGCAAGAGCCCCAGCAAGCGCCGACGCGAGAGCAGCCGCCCCAGGCCTCCGACCAGCCGTCCGGCGCCTCGGCCCCGCTGACCCCAGCCCAGCAGTACGACGCGCTCGTCAACAGCCAGCGTCCGCCGGAGCAGCCGGCACCTCAGCAGCCCGAGCAGGCTGCCGTGGACGTCCAGCAGGCAGCCACCCACTGGACGGCTCAGCCGGCGCCCGCATCGCACACGGAAGGTGCCGACACGCACCCGACAACTGCACCAGCCCCACAGCAGCAGCCTGGTGAGCCGCAGCAGTCGGAGCAGGCCCAGCAGCAAACCCAACCGAGCCAGCAGAGCCAGCAGGCCCAGCAGGAGAGCCAGCAGAGCCAGCAGAGCCAGCAGGGTGGGCAGACGGAGCGGTCGGGTGACCCGGCGGCTAACGGAGCGACGAACGGGTCAGCGAACGGCTCGGCCGGGGATGAGGAAGGGTGGCGGTTCTGGCCGCCGGCGGATCAGCAGGGCGAAGGAACCTATCAGCGACCCAGCTGA
- a CDS encoding SRPBCC family protein produces the protein MATPRSCHAEASVWLSLAPDNAWDVVMDWDRQSRWMLFTRVWATANGGTGIGGGVAARTSVGGVGFTDHMVITHWDPPRECTVKHLGKIVRGTGTFAIEPASSTAASSAPAGSGFTWSEDVVPPFGRVGVFVWPVVRPVFEAMMRISLRRLVREVGA, from the coding sequence ATGGCCACCCCAAGGAGCTGTCACGCGGAGGCGTCGGTCTGGTTGTCGCTGGCGCCTGACAACGCGTGGGACGTGGTGATGGACTGGGATCGGCAGTCCCGCTGGATGCTGTTCACCCGCGTCTGGGCGACCGCGAACGGCGGCACGGGCATCGGCGGCGGGGTCGCCGCGCGGACTTCTGTCGGTGGCGTCGGGTTCACTGACCACATGGTCATCACCCACTGGGATCCACCACGCGAGTGCACGGTGAAACACCTCGGCAAGATCGTCCGCGGCACCGGCACGTTCGCCATCGAGCCGGCCAGCTCCACGGCAGCGTCCTCGGCGCCTGCCGGAAGCGGCTTCACCTGGTCCGAGGATGTCGTCCCGCCGTTCGGGCGGGTCGGTGTGTTCGTCTGGCCGGTGGTCCGGCCGGTGTTCGAGGCGATGATGCGGATCTCGTTGCGGCGGCTGGTCAGGGAGGTCGGGGCATGA
- a CDS encoding DNA-3-methyladenine glycosylase I: protein MSDVGPDGVVRCGWATSAPEYVEYHDNEWGKEIRDDVGLFERMTLEGFQSGLSWITILRKRENFRAAFAHFDPEVIAKYDEADFERLMADTGIVRNRLKINATISNARALLELAPGEFTELLWSFRPAKHKAPRTLADVPATTPESVAMSKTLKKKGFVFVGPTTAYALMQATGIVNDHLKTCIAR from the coding sequence ATGAGCGATGTCGGACCGGACGGTGTCGTGCGGTGCGGCTGGGCGACCTCCGCGCCGGAGTACGTGGAGTATCACGACAACGAGTGGGGCAAGGAGATCCGCGACGACGTCGGGCTGTTCGAGCGGATGACGCTCGAGGGGTTCCAGTCGGGGCTGTCCTGGATCACGATCCTGCGGAAGCGGGAGAACTTCCGCGCCGCGTTCGCGCACTTCGACCCCGAGGTGATCGCGAAGTACGACGAGGCCGACTTCGAGCGCCTGATGGCCGACACCGGCATCGTCCGGAACCGGTTGAAGATCAACGCCACGATCTCCAACGCCCGCGCGCTGCTCGAGCTCGCGCCCGGTGAGTTCACCGAGTTGCTCTGGTCGTTCCGGCCCGCGAAGCACAAGGCGCCGCGGACGCTCGCCGACGTACCGGCCACGACGCCGGAGTCCGTGGCCATGTCGAAGACGCTGAAGAAGAAGGGTTTCGTGTTCGTCGGACCCACCACGGCGTACGCGTTGATGCAGGCCACCGGCATCGTGAACGACCACTTGAAGACCTGTATAGCCCGGTAA
- a CDS encoding enoyl-CoA hydratase/isomerase family protein, which yields MSDSVTYAVSAGIATITLNRPDAMNALDTPTKVLLRDTVRAAADDPDVRVVVLTGTGRAFCVGQDLKEHIGLLQANDHDALWSTVPDHFAPIALALAEMPKPVIAAVNGVAAGAGASMAFACDFRIVADTAGFNLAFTGIALSCDTGISWTLPRLIGHAKALELLYFPRTIPAPEALDLGLATTVVPAADLELTVAELATKLAAGPTVAYGGVRRSLGYSASHTLAESLVFEAGQMQLTGDTEDHQNAVASFVAKQKPTFNGR from the coding sequence ATGAGTGATTCCGTCACGTACGCCGTCTCCGCGGGCATCGCGACCATCACGCTGAACCGGCCGGACGCGATGAACGCGCTCGACACGCCGACAAAGGTGCTGCTCCGTGACACCGTCCGGGCCGCCGCGGACGATCCGGACGTACGGGTCGTCGTACTGACCGGGACCGGGCGGGCGTTCTGCGTCGGCCAGGACCTGAAGGAGCACATCGGGCTGCTGCAGGCCAACGACCACGATGCGCTGTGGAGCACGGTGCCGGACCACTTCGCGCCGATCGCGCTGGCGCTCGCCGAGATGCCGAAGCCGGTGATCGCGGCGGTGAACGGCGTGGCGGCCGGGGCGGGCGCGTCGATGGCGTTCGCGTGCGACTTCCGGATCGTGGCGGACACCGCCGGCTTCAACCTCGCGTTCACCGGCATCGCACTGTCCTGCGACACGGGCATTTCGTGGACGCTCCCCCGGCTGATCGGACACGCGAAGGCGCTCGAACTGCTCTACTTCCCGCGGACGATCCCGGCTCCGGAGGCCCTCGATCTCGGCCTCGCCACCACCGTGGTACCCGCCGCCGACCTCGAGCTCACAGTTGCTGAGCTCGCCACCAAACTGGCCGCCGGACCGACGGTCGCGTACGGCGGTGTGCGCCGGTCGCTCGGCTACTCGGCGAGCCACACGCTGGCCGAGTCTCTCGTGTTCGAGGCCGGCCAGATGCAGCTCACCGGGGACACCGAGGACCACCAGAACGCGGTCGCCTCCTTCGTCGCAAAGCAGAAGCCCACGTTCAACGGCCGGTGA
- a CDS encoding PaaX family transcriptional regulator C-terminal domain-containing protein, whose translation MHARSALFDLYGDHLRARGAQAPVAALVRLLAPLGVHPPAVRTAVSRMVRQGWLEPVRIDGQPGYALTSRARRRLDDAAARIYRTAPDGTPMAAGSEGPDDWDRHWHLGILREVPNARRREQLASQLSFLGWAPLSDGAWVGLRNDAEVDQILEMEGIAADRFRAPVDDGAPAFARRVWKLDELGASYDAWLIEAKALVDDAGPDTGDEQAFAVRSELVHEWRKFLFRDPGLPAELLPQDWAGTKAAAFFDFHAERLGPAAGRFVDSCLTPT comes from the coding sequence GTGCACGCCCGTTCAGCCCTCTTCGACCTGTACGGCGACCACCTGCGCGCGCGAGGTGCGCAGGCCCCGGTCGCGGCCCTCGTCCGGCTGCTGGCGCCGCTCGGAGTCCATCCGCCGGCGGTCCGGACGGCCGTGTCCCGGATGGTCCGGCAGGGCTGGCTGGAGCCGGTCCGGATCGACGGCCAGCCCGGATACGCATTGACCTCCCGGGCGCGTCGCCGGCTCGACGACGCGGCCGCCCGGATCTACCGCACCGCCCCGGACGGTACCCCGATGGCGGCCGGTTCCGAGGGCCCGGACGACTGGGACCGGCACTGGCATCTGGGCATCCTCCGCGAGGTCCCGAACGCCCGCCGCCGAGAGCAGCTGGCGAGCCAACTCTCCTTCCTGGGTTGGGCTCCGCTGTCCGACGGCGCGTGGGTCGGGCTGCGCAACGACGCCGAGGTTGACCAGATCCTCGAGATGGAGGGCATCGCCGCGGACCGGTTCCGGGCGCCGGTCGACGACGGGGCGCCGGCGTTCGCCCGGCGGGTCTGGAAACTCGACGAGCTCGGCGCGTCGTACGACGCCTGGCTGATCGAGGCGAAGGCACTCGTCGACGACGCGGGCCCGGACACCGGAGACGAGCAGGCGTTCGCCGTCCGGTCCGAGCTGGTGCACGAATGGCGGAAGTTCCTGTTCCGGGACCCGGGGCTGCCGGCCGAGCTGTTGCCGCAGGACTGGGCCGGGACGAAGGCGGCCGCGTTCTTCGATTTCCACGCCGAACGTCTGGGCCCCGCGGCCGGGCGTTTCGTCGACAGTTGCCTCACACCTACCTGA
- a CDS encoding DUF3117 domain-containing protein — translation MAAMKPRTGDGPLEVTKEGRGIVMRVPLEGGGRLVVELNADEATELGNALKAVVG, via the coding sequence ATGGCGGCGATGAAGCCGCGGACGGGCGATGGTCCGCTCGAGGTCACCAAGGAGGGCCGCGGGATCGTGATGCGGGTTCCGCTCGAGGGCGGCGGTCGGCTCGTGGTCGAGCTCAACGCCGACGAAGCGACCGAGCTCGGCAACGCACTGAAGGCCGTCGTCGGCTGA
- a CDS encoding M17 family peptidase N-terminal domain-containing protein produces the protein MARRSSSSPFPSLPAVTWQPGLPVHGSSTWVVVAGEDGLPAAAKEAGERLGVDLDRLLEVQRATGFSPSAGATTAYPLLTGDVTEILLVGAGDGSAKDLRHAGAAIARFGRGKDELTTVVAEGIDDAALQAFAEGIVLGSFSYTQKTVDAGKPAVGAVTLTDGSEAERQPVLDRGVVVGRTGWLARQFAITPSNEKDPSWLAARATEVAAATGLVATVWDEKKLAADGFGGILAVGQGSARPPRLIRLDYAPAGATKKTPYVVLVGKGITYDTGGLSLKPREGMVPMKRDMTGGGSVIATMSALRDLGANVRVTGLICAAENMPSGSAYRPDDVIRHFGGRTTEVKNTDAEGRLVLADGLAYAVQELKPDVLVDIATLTGAIKVSLGAMLYGGMFATDDALADNLADAGRVSGEELWRMPLPAEYEELISTPIADSVNSSKGPGSITAALFLKAFAGDIPWAHLDLSSIAESPSDRFEYSVGATGAGARLLTTWLTADTPTAGIGA, from the coding sequence GTGGCTCGCCGTAGCAGTTCGTCTCCTTTCCCCAGTCTTCCGGCCGTCACCTGGCAGCCCGGTCTGCCGGTGCACGGGTCGTCGACGTGGGTCGTCGTCGCCGGCGAGGACGGTCTGCCGGCCGCCGCGAAGGAGGCCGGGGAGCGCCTCGGTGTCGACCTCGACCGGCTGCTGGAGGTGCAGCGCGCGACCGGGTTCAGTCCGTCCGCCGGCGCCACCACGGCGTACCCGCTGCTGACCGGTGACGTGACCGAGATCCTGCTGGTCGGGGCCGGCGACGGCAGCGCGAAGGACCTGCGACACGCCGGGGCGGCGATCGCGCGGTTCGGCCGCGGGAAGGACGAGCTGACCACTGTCGTTGCCGAGGGCATCGACGACGCGGCGCTCCAGGCGTTCGCCGAGGGCATCGTGCTCGGCTCGTTCTCGTACACGCAGAAGACGGTCGATGCCGGCAAACCCGCGGTCGGTGCCGTCACGCTGACCGACGGGTCGGAGGCCGAGCGCCAGCCGGTGCTCGACCGCGGCGTCGTGGTCGGGCGGACCGGCTGGCTGGCCCGGCAGTTCGCGATCACCCCGTCGAACGAGAAGGACCCGTCCTGGCTGGCTGCGCGCGCGACCGAGGTGGCCGCGGCGACGGGTCTCGTGGCGACGGTGTGGGACGAGAAGAAGCTCGCCGCCGACGGGTTCGGCGGCATCCTCGCGGTCGGCCAGGGGTCGGCCCGGCCGCCGCGGCTGATCCGGCTGGACTACGCACCGGCCGGTGCCACCAAGAAGACGCCGTACGTCGTCCTCGTCGGCAAGGGCATTACCTACGACACCGGCGGCCTGTCGCTGAAGCCGCGCGAGGGCATGGTGCCGATGAAGCGCGACATGACCGGCGGCGGCTCGGTCATCGCCACGATGTCCGCCCTGCGTGACCTCGGCGCGAACGTCCGCGTGACCGGCCTGATCTGCGCTGCGGAGAACATGCCGTCCGGTTCGGCGTACCGCCCGGACGACGTGATCCGGCACTTCGGCGGCCGCACCACCGAGGTGAAGAACACCGACGCCGAGGGCCGGCTGGTGCTCGCGGACGGGCTCGCGTACGCCGTGCAGGAGCTCAAACCGGACGTCCTCGTCGACATCGCCACGCTCACCGGCGCGATCAAGGTCTCGCTCGGCGCGATGCTGTACGGCGGAATGTTCGCCACCGACGACGCGCTGGCGGACAACCTCGCGGACGCCGGCCGGGTGTCCGGTGAGGAACTGTGGCGGATGCCGCTCCCGGCCGAGTACGAGGAGCTGATCTCCACGCCGATCGCGGACTCGGTGAACAGCTCGAAGGGCCCCGGCTCCATCACCGCCGCCCTGTTCCTGAAGGCCTTCGCCGGCGACATCCCGTGGGCGCACCTCGACCTGTCGTCGATCGCGGAGTCCCCGTCCGACCGCTTCGAGTACTCCGTCGGCGCGACCGGCGCCGGCGCCCGCCTCCTCACCACCTGGCTCACCGCCGACACCCCAACCGCGGGCATCGGAGCGTAG
- a CDS encoding type IV toxin-antitoxin system AbiEi family antitoxin domain-containing protein: MNPRLKAIAAGQGGVVSRAQARYAGYTREQIARRLTDGRWERVRYGQYAERSDLSDVPAWERHVLHHRRLVHAAMNSMRPGSAVVSHHSALVMHGVPVWKVDLSEVQLTRTSGGRSGPKTGVRHHRSRLAAVDVTNVAGLPVTALTRAVVEVAATCTFEAAVVSADAAFRRPEVSEDDLRRLREVTHNWPGGPTIRAVLDFTDSLAESVGESRLRVLIHNEGLPKPVLQAEFVDADGFVGRVDLYFPEYNTVVEFDGLVKYGEATREALIGEKLREDRLRALGLEVVRLTWADLDHPARTALRIRQAFARARRTPLAG, translated from the coding sequence GTGAATCCTCGACTGAAGGCAATCGCGGCCGGGCAGGGCGGCGTGGTCAGCAGGGCTCAGGCGAGGTACGCCGGGTACACCCGGGAGCAGATCGCCCGTCGTCTGACGGACGGGCGTTGGGAGCGGGTGCGGTACGGGCAGTACGCCGAGCGCTCGGACCTGAGCGATGTGCCGGCCTGGGAGCGCCACGTCCTCCATCACCGGCGCCTGGTTCATGCTGCGATGAACTCGATGCGCCCCGGGTCCGCAGTCGTGAGCCACCACTCCGCGCTCGTCATGCATGGAGTGCCGGTCTGGAAGGTGGATCTGTCCGAGGTTCAACTGACACGTACGTCGGGTGGCCGGAGCGGACCGAAGACCGGTGTGCGTCACCACCGGTCAAGACTGGCCGCCGTGGATGTGACGAACGTTGCTGGGCTCCCCGTGACGGCGTTGACCCGCGCCGTGGTCGAGGTCGCGGCGACGTGCACCTTCGAAGCGGCGGTGGTCAGTGCCGACGCGGCGTTCCGGCGACCGGAGGTGAGCGAGGACGACCTGCGGCGACTGCGCGAGGTCACGCACAACTGGCCCGGTGGACCCACGATTCGCGCGGTGCTCGACTTCACCGACTCGCTGGCCGAGTCCGTCGGTGAGAGCCGCTTGCGCGTCCTCATCCACAACGAGGGCTTGCCGAAGCCCGTGCTCCAGGCGGAGTTCGTCGATGCCGATGGATTTGTTGGCCGAGTGGATCTCTACTTCCCCGAGTACAACACGGTCGTCGAGTTCGACGGCCTGGTGAAGTACGGCGAGGCGACGCGCGAGGCCCTGATCGGCGAGAAGTTGCGGGAGGACAGGCTCCGGGCCCTGGGGCTCGAGGTCGTTCGACTCACCTGGGCCGATCTCGATCATCCGGCCCGTACGGCGCTGCGCATCCGGCAGGCGTTCGCCCGAGCACGCCGTACCCCGCTCGCCGGCTGA
- a CDS encoding oxidoreductase — translation MTNSTITLAEDLTITRMGYGAMQLAGPGVFGPPKDRDQAIAVLREAVDLGVTHIDTSDFYGPTVVNEIIKEALHPYPADLHLVTKVGARRGDDASWLPAQTPVELKAQVHGNLEHLGLDVLDVVNLRSMANEGRSEESIAEAFTTLAELQQEGLIKHLGLSSVTIPQIREAQAIAPIVTVQNLYNLVNRQDDDIVEYCAEHTIAFASFFPLGGFTPLQSETLQKVAARLGATPQQVALAWLLQRSTTSVVIPGTSSLTHLRENIAARDLLLPPDAVTELDAIAP, via the coding sequence ATGACGAACTCAACCATCACCCTCGCCGAGGACCTGACCATCACCCGGATGGGGTACGGCGCGATGCAGCTGGCCGGCCCCGGTGTCTTCGGACCGCCGAAGGACCGCGACCAGGCGATCGCCGTACTGCGGGAGGCCGTCGACCTCGGCGTCACGCATATCGACACCAGCGACTTCTACGGACCGACCGTGGTCAACGAGATCATCAAGGAGGCCCTGCACCCGTACCCGGCCGACCTGCACCTGGTCACCAAGGTCGGCGCCCGCCGCGGCGACGACGCCTCGTGGCTCCCCGCGCAGACACCGGTCGAGCTCAAGGCGCAGGTCCACGGGAACCTCGAGCACCTGGGCCTCGACGTCCTCGACGTGGTCAACCTCCGCAGCATGGCGAACGAAGGCCGTAGCGAGGAGTCGATCGCCGAGGCCTTCACCACCCTGGCCGAGCTGCAGCAGGAGGGCCTGATCAAGCATCTCGGCCTGAGCAGCGTCACGATCCCGCAGATCCGCGAGGCGCAGGCCATCGCCCCGATCGTGACCGTCCAGAACCTCTACAACCTGGTGAACCGCCAGGACGACGACATCGTCGAGTACTGCGCCGAGCACACCATCGCCTTCGCGTCGTTCTTCCCGCTCGGCGGATTCACCCCGCTCCAGTCCGAGACGCTGCAGAAGGTCGCCGCCCGCCTCGGCGCCACACCCCAGCAGGTCGCCCTCGCCTGGCTCCTCCAGCGCTCCACGACGAGCGTCGTCATCCCCGGCACGTCCTCACTCACCCACCTCCGCGAGAACATCGCCGCCCGCGACCTGCTCCTCCCACCCGACGCAGTCACCGAACTAGACGCGATCGCCCCCTGA